In one Grus americana isolate bGruAme1 chromosome 1, bGruAme1.mat, whole genome shotgun sequence genomic region, the following are encoded:
- the CFAP298 gene encoding cilia- and flagella-associated protein 298 — translation MVRLHVKRGDESQFLLEVAGSARLADLAPLVARIYNGRLKVQRLCSEMEELADHGVFLPYNMQGLTDEQIEELKLKDEWAEKCVPSGGSVFKKDEVGRRNGHAPNEKMQQVIKKTVEEAKALISRKQVQANVCVNMEMVKDALDQLRGAVMIVYPMGLPPHDPVRMEFEDKEDLSGTHAGLEVIEESKAQLWWAGKELKETKLLSDYVGKNEKTTIIVKIQKKGQGAPGREPLISHEEQKQMMLYYYRKQEELKKLEEDDDDSFLNAEWADNHALKRQFHGVKDIKWGPR, via the exons atgGTGCGGCTGCACGTGAAACGCGGCGACGAGAGCCAGTTCCTGCTGGAGGTGGCCGGCAGCGCCCGCCTCGCCGACCTGGCGCCCCTCGTCGCCCGCATCTACAACGGGAGGCTGAAGGTGCAGCGCCTGTGCTCAG AGATGGAGGAGCTAGCAGACCATGGTGTTTTCTTGCCTTATAATATGCAAGGACTGACAGATGAGCAAATCGAAGAACTGAAGTTAAAGGATGAGTGGGCAGAAAAGTGTGTACCAAGTGGTGGAAGTGTCTTCAAGAAGGATGAAGTTGGGCGAAGAAATGGACACG CtccaaatgaaaaaatgcagcaagttATAAAGAAGACAGTAGAGGAAGCCAAGGCATTAATCTCTAGG AAACAAGTTCAGGCCAATGTGTGTGTTAATATGGAGATGGTGAAAGATGCATTGGACCAGCTCCGAGGGGCTGTGATGATTGTGTATCCCATGGGATTGCCTCCACATGACCCCGTTAGGATGGAGTTTGAAGATAAAGAAGACTTGTCGGGAACTCAT GCTGGACTTGAAGTTATAGAAGAATCAAAAGCACAATTATGGTGGGCAGGAAAGGAgttgaaagaaacaaagttgCTCTCTGACTATGTaggcaaaaatgagaaaacaactATCATTGTCAAGATACAGAAA AAAGGACAAGGAGCTCCAGGGCGTGAACCTCTGATTAGTCACGAAGAGCAAAAACAGATGATGCTGTACTACTACAGAAAGCAGGAGGAACTTAAG AAACTGGAAGAAGATGACGACGACTCATTTCTAAATGCTGAGTGGGCAGACAACCATGCTTTGAAAAGGCAATTTCATGGTGTAAAAGACATCAAATGGGGTCCAAGATGA